Proteins co-encoded in one Brassica rapa cultivar Chiifu-401-42 chromosome A02, CAAS_Brap_v3.01, whole genome shotgun sequence genomic window:
- the LOC103853243 gene encoding 3-isopropylmalate dehydrogenase 2, chloroplastic, with translation MAGALGLHVITTQLPIAFISATKQTFRRASVIRCAANPPNKRYTIAVLPGDGVGNEVIPVAVDALRLAGSLEGLDLRFEELPIGGAALELVGVPLPEETLRKAKQSDAVLLGAVGWPKWDNSPKHLKPITALLQLRAGLEVFSNLRPITVFPQLVDSTYLRKDTAEGVDIMIIRELTGGIYNAHPRGFTTNEQGDEVGFCTESYSASEVDHIARVAFDIAKQRRSKLCSVDKATILEGSMLWRKRVTAMGLEYPEVEVSHLLIDTAAMDLVRYPRQFDTILTGVMFGDILSDLAAMIPGSVGLLPSAALGDSGPGIFEPVHGSAPKHYGKDTVNPLAAVLSAAMLFRYGLKEENAAQRIEKAVSDVLDRGFRTRDILTPGTTLVGCKRMGEEILRSLDARVSVSNGSLV, from the exons ATGGCGGGAGCTCTAGGATTACACGTCATCACTACACAGCTTCCGATTGCGTTTATCTCCGCTACCAAACAGACCTTTAGGAGAGCTTCTGTGATCAGATGCGCCGCCAACCCACCGAATAAACGGTACACCATAGCGGTGCTTCCCGGCGATGGCGTCGGCAATGAAGTCATCCCCGTCGCCGTGGACGCTCTTCGTCTAGCTGGATCGCTCGAAg GGCTAGATTTGAGGTTCGAGGAGCTGCCCATAGGAGGTGCTGCTTTGGAACTCGTCGGAGTTCCACTACCGGAGGAAACATTGAGAAAGGCAAAGCAGTCGGATGCTGTTCTTCTCGGGGCTGTTGGATG GCCGAAATGGGATAACAGTCCGAAGCACTTGAAGCCTATAACGGCGCTGTTGCAGCTTCGTGCGGGTCTTGAAGTGTTTTCCAATTTAAGGCCCATCACTGTGTTCCCTCAG CTGGTTGATTCGACGTATCTGAGAAAAGACACGGCCGAAGGGGTTGACATTATGATCATCCGGGAGCTTACTGGAG GTATTTACAATGCGCACCCTCGGGGGTTTACCACTAATGAACAAGGTGACGAAGTTGGCTTTTGCACTGAGTCCTACTCTGCAAGTGAG GTTGATCACATTGCTCGTGTTGCATTTGATATTGCCAAGCAACGGCGCAGTAAACTTTGCTCTGTTGACAAGGCTACTATCCTTGAG GGATCAATGTTGTGGAGGAAAAGAGTCACAGCAATGGGCTTAGAGTATCCCGAGGTTGAAGTGAGTCATTTGCTTATTGACACCGCTGCGATGGATCTTGTTCGGTACCCAAGACAG TTCGATACCATTTTGACTGGAGTCATGTTTGGTGATATCCTCTCTGATCTTGCGGCCATGATCCCTGGAAGTGTAGGATTGCTTCCATCTGCTGCCCTTGGTGATTCA GGACCTGGAATCTTTGAACCCGTGCATGGATCTGCACCTAAACACTACGGAAAG GACACAGTGAACCCCTTGGCAGCTGTTCTATCAGCTGCAATGCTTTTCAGGTACGGACTGAAAGAGGAAAACGCTGCACAGAGGATCGAGAAGGCAGTTTCAGATGTCTTGGACCGCGGATTCAGAACTCGTGACATTCTCACTCCTGGAACG ACATTGGTAGGTTGCAAGAGAATGGGAGAGGAGATACTGAGATCCCTTGATGCTAGAGTCTCTGTTTCAAACGGAAGTTTGGTTTAG